From one Culex quinquefasciatus strain JHB chromosome 3, VPISU_Cqui_1.0_pri_paternal, whole genome shotgun sequence genomic stretch:
- the LOC6049883 gene encoding uncharacterized protein LOC6049883 has product MNSLRKALAMVRLWAVRARRLSESVPDCFGLLDWILIVAGVRFESRVGWQRFAWNLYVGVGYFQFLIGVVNFFGAVVNVEDVVMTVWSTNMVAAEIQCLLKHVHLLRHDVVIKEVRNFLQGTGYSSGDSEFDAGVRKRFRNNTRILLVVFGVQILIVQIFCWIPNSLQLRTFHIPSWIGRYFGTRFAWFIQVIYISAFASFWASKLFCCTIVAAVLMTGVKVEQEILVHQLGNLEDELKDLWENYHESDHTQILFWERFKSLVQTTMKHQSLILLEIQKLKPLVEMLIFYVYYFALITIGSTFFIVMSESITFMHIAMGATVWVICLECYVLCYLVDAFKDVFQSISGHILSVQLPYSAEHRRECLGMRSTLDIVACCSQNVIRFGCPGISSISVKVFADLVNTSYSVLTFLRNII; this is encoded by the exons ATGAACTCACTACGAAAAGCATTGGCGATGGTTCGTCTTTGGGCTGTTCGAGCCCGTCGACTGTCGGAGTCTGTTCCGGATTGCTTCGGATTGCTGGACTGGATTTTGATTGTCGCTGGTGTTCGATTTGAGTCCCGCGTTGGGTGGCAACGATTCGCGTGGAATCTGTACGTTGGAGTAGGGTATTTCCAATTTCTGATCGGCGTGgtgaacttttttggtgctgtCGTGAATGTGGAGGACGTCGTGATGACCGTTTGGAGCACGAACATGGTCGCAGCGGAAATACAGTGTCTGCTGAAGCACGTCCATCTTCTGCGGCATGATGTCGTTATCAAAGAAGTACGGAATTTCCTCCAAGGTACTGGGTACAGCTCTGGAGACTCAGAATTTGATGCGGGAGTTAGGAAGCGCTTTCGGAATAATACCCGAATATTACTCGTTGTGTTTGGGGTTCAAATCTTGATTGTACAGATCTTCTGCTGGATACCGAACTCGCTACAACTGAGAACGTTTCACATTCCATCGTGGATTGGACGCTACTTTGGTACACGATTCGCCTGGTTCATTCAAGTCATTTACATCTCGGCTTTTGCCTCCTTCTGGGCTTCAAAGCTATTTTGCTGTACAATTGTCGCAGCAGTTTTGATGACGGGAGTGAAAGTTGAGCAGGAGATTCTGGTTCATCAGTTAGGAAACCTTGAAGATGAATTGAAAGACTTGTGGGAAAATTATCATGAATCAGATCATACCCAAATTCTTTTCTGGGAACGTTTCAAGTCACTGGTTCAAACGACTATGAAACACCAAAGTCTGATTTTGCT AGAAATTCAAAAGTTGAAGCCGCTTgttgaaatgttaatcttttACGTGTATTACTTTGCTCTGATAACCATCGGATCAACTTTTTTCATAGTTATGTCGGAATCGATCACATTCATGCATATCGCTATGGGTGCAACTGTATGGGTGATTTGTTTGGAATGCTACGTGCTATGCTATCTGGTAGACGCTTTCAAAGATGTT TTTCAATCCATTTCCGGGCACAT CCTTAGCGTGCAGCTTCCGTACTCGGCAGAACATCGCCGGGAATGCCTTGGGATGCGGTCCACCCTGGACATTGTTGCTTGCTGCTCGCAGAACGTCATCCGATTTGGCTGCCCGGGTATTTCGAGCATTTCGGTGAAGGTTTTCGCCGACTTGGTCAACACCtcg tactcaGTTTTGACTTTTCTACGAAACATTATCTAA